A window of the Lactuca sativa cultivar Salinas chromosome 5, Lsat_Salinas_v11, whole genome shotgun sequence genome harbors these coding sequences:
- the LOC111913278 gene encoding protein FLOURY 1-like, with translation MDLESVFCFWGFDRDLGFWVLIVGCLKKFMDLLGLLILLYFGIKIFNVGFFNRFLNWLCLRNCLHGNSDSKMSICKCGWMSFFNIPTSPMIEKWEVVKETVNSNERSRSGADKQEHCDEEDQVFDVMTLRRLVKIERQRAHDAYIELEKERMASTTAAEEAMALILRLQNQKSVLEMEAQQHQRLSHEKQLHDQEVIQSLRWIVMKHESERSILEDRLRLYKQRLKLYQSYDGEDGSEWINGSLSRLDNLDEGLVSSLELGLSPW, from the coding sequence ATGGATCTTGAATCGGTTTTTTGCTTTTGGGGTTTTGacagagatttagggttttgggtttTGATCGTGGGCTGTTTAAAAAAGTTCATGGATCTTTTAGGTCTCTTAATTTTGCTTTATTTTGGTATAAAGATTTTCAACGTTGGGTTTTTTAATCGGTTTCTAAATTGGTTGTGCTTGAGAAATTGTTTACATGGGAACTCCGATTCGAAGATGTCGATTTGTAAATGCGGATGGATGAGTTTTTTTAATATTCCGACCTCGCCAATGATCGAGAAATGGGAGGTGGTTAAAGAAACTGTAAATAGCAACGAAAGAAGTCGTTCCGGTGCTGATAAACAAGAGCATTGTGACGAAGAAGACCAAGTGTTCGATGTAATGACTCTGAGAAGATTGGTGAAGATAGAGAGGCAGCGAGCGCATGATGCTTACATAGAACTCGAGAAAGAGCGAATGGCGTCCACCACTGCAGCCGAGGAagcaatggctttgattttgcgTCTTCAGAATCAGAAAAGCGTCCTTGAAATGGAAGCCCAACAACATCAAAGATTGAGTCATGAAAAGCAACTCCATGATCAAGAAGTTATTCAATCGTTGAGGTGGATTGTGATGAAACATGAATCGGAAAGAAGCATATTGGAAGATCGTTTAAGATTGTATaaacaaagattgaagctttatCAGAGTTACGATGGTGAAGATGGAAGCGAATGGATTAATGGATCTTTGAGTCGTCTTGATAACCTCGATGAAGGGCTCGTTAGCTCTCTTGAATTGGGTTTGTCGCCATGGTAA
- the LOC128125993 gene encoding uncharacterized protein LOC128125993, which translates to MIPAVRACGFALRKNKDLPRMKRWSGTKKLKWVDVNKIWSKMQEGLPPRQNMLPGDGEMTSFYYMSFQEYVYGEGKAVPSPVRDHFRRQDESSSSMSSSGRSHGRGRGSGKHKLDELLKRVHALEQHVFMNQQKPTEVFL; encoded by the exons atgattccggctgttcgtgcatgtggatttgcattgagaaaaaataaagactTGCCTCGGATGAAAAGATGGAGcggaacaaaaaaattgaaatgggttgacgtgaacaagatttggtcaaagatgcag gaggggctaccaccaagacaaaacatgttaccgggtgatggtgagatgacatctttttattatatgtcatttcaagagtatgtatatggtgaagggaaagcagttccatccccagtacgggaccattttaggagacaagacgaatcttcgtctagtatgtcgtccAGTGGTCGCTCTCATGGTAGAGGTCGGGGCAGTGGGAAACACAAGCTAGACGAGTTGTTGAAACGGGTACATGCACTGGAGCAACATGTGTTTATGAATCAACAAAAACCTACAGAGGTTTTTCTGTag
- the LOC128126293 gene encoding uncharacterized protein LOC128126293: MAGIATYPNFMVAWWDVDTVLLPIHSSPNHWLFGELRLASMEVHIYDSLGRGAYEKFQSEGIFSKFERRVANYLDKIKYWARRNIPRIPLNMQFIYEENVPQQSSHLGDCGVFLCMFMEQLVSGQPIRVLIDPKNAALEFRLRMAKIIWGSSLAPL, translated from the exons atggctggtattgctacataccccaacttcatggttgcttggtgggatgttgatacg gtcttattgccgattcattcatcccctaatcattggctatttggggaactacgattagcgtcaatggaagtgcatatttatgacagtcttggtagaggtgcttatgaaaaattccaatccgaaggaatcttttccaaatttgaacgtcgggtggcaaattatttggacaagattaagtattgggcgcggaggaacatcccaaggattccattgaatatgcaattcatttatgaagaaaacgttccccaacaaagtagtcatttgggagattgcggtgtttttctttgtatgtttatggagcaattggtttcaggtcaaccaatacgtgttcttattgacccaaagaacgcagctttagagttccgtctccggatggcaaaaattatttgggggtctagtcttgctcctctgtag